A genomic region of Miscanthus floridulus cultivar M001 chromosome 3, ASM1932011v1, whole genome shotgun sequence contains the following coding sequences:
- the LOC136544957 gene encoding cytochrome P450 93G2-like — protein MEAAAVAPVALLPAGVPLLLVLLLALSTLIITRWRWNNRNSRLPPSPMALPLIGHLHLIRSPPHRALDRIVARYGPLVYLRLGPSTHCVVVGTADAARDLLKHEASIPERPITVVTRHLAYDDAGFAFAPYGPHWRFMKRLCMSELLGPRTVDQLRPVREAELAAVLGAARQAAARGERIDVSRHLISMSNNAIMRMVASALPGHMTEAARDCAKRVAEVVGAFNIEDYVGLCRGWDLQGLTRRTREVRDKFDALLEIMITAKEEKRRRRQQEQGETNTTTTNNNNNDLLDILMNAAEDKNAEVRLTRENIKAFVLDIFTAGSDTTATSVEWMLAYLINHPACMDKLRAELDAVVGASRLVGELDVPHLPYLQAVFKETLRLQPPAVFAQRETIEPVHVRGYVIPPKTSVFFNIFSIGRDPGWWEDPLEFRPERFMPGGAGAGVDPKGQHMQLLPFGSGRRACPGMGLAMQAVPAFLAALVQCFHWAVPIPQGQSTAPPLDMEEEAALVTARKHHLILIPTPRLNPLPLPLPATAT, from the coding sequence ATGGAAGCAGCAGCTGTCGCCCCCGTGGCCCTGCTGCCTGCCGGCGTCccgctcctcctcgtcctcctcctcgcgcTCTCCACCCTCATCATCACCAGATGGAGATGGAATAACCGTAACAGCAGGCTGCCCCCGAGCCCGATGGCGCTCCCGCTCATCGGCCACCTGCACCTCATCCGCTCGCCGCCGCACAGGGCCTTGGACCGCATCGTGGCGCGCTATGGGCCCCTCGTCTACCTCCGCCTCGGCCCCTCCACGCACTGCGTCGTCGTCGGCACCGCGGACGCCGCACGGGACCTCCTCAAGCACGAGGCCAGCATCCCGGAGCGGCCGATCACGGTCGTCACGCGCCACCTCGCCTACGACGACGCCGGCTTCGCCTTCGCGCCCTACGGCCCGCACTGGCGCTTCATGAAGCGCCTCTGCATGTCCGAGCTGCTGGGGCCGCGCACCGTCGACCAGCTGCGCCCCGTGCGGGAGGCCGAGCTGGCGGCCGTGCTGGGGGCGGCGCGCCAGGCGGCAGCCAGGGGTGAGCGCATCGACGTCAGCCGCCACCTCATCAGCATGTCCAACAACGCCATCATGCGCATGGTGGCCAGCGCGCTGCCGGGCCACATGACGGAGGCGGCCAGGGACTGCGCCAAGCGCGTCGCCGAGGTCGTGGGGGCCTTCAACATCGAGGACTACGTGGGACTCTGCCGGGGCTGGGACCTGCAGGGGCTCACGCGGAGGACGCGCGAGGTGCGGGACAAGTTCGACGCGCTGCTGGAGATCATGATCACGGCCAAGGAGGAGAAGCGTCGGAGACGGCAGCAGGAGCAGGGGGAgaccaacaccaccaccaccaacaacaacaacaacgaccTGCTGGACATCCTCATGAACGCGGCGGAGGACAAGAACGCCGAGGTCAGGCTCaccagggagaacatcaaggcgtTCGTCCTCGACATCTTCACCGCCGGCTccgacaccaccgccaccagCGTGGAGTGGATGCTGGCGTACCTCATCAACCACCCGGCCTGCATGGACAAGCTGCGCGCGGAGCTGGACGCCGTGGTGGGCGCGTCGCGCCTGGTCGGGGAGCTGGACGTCCCGCACCTGCCCTACCTGCAGGCCGTCTTCAAGGAGACGCTGCGGCTGCAGCCTCCCGCCGTGTTCGCGCAGCGGGAGACCATCGAGCCGGTGCACGTCCGCGGCTACGTCATCCCGCCCAAGACCTCCGTCTTCTTCAACATCTTCTCCATCGGCCGCGACCCGGGCTGGTGGGAGGACCCCCTCGAGTTCCGGCCGGAGCGTTTCATGCCCGGCGGCGCCGGAGCAGGCGTCGATCCCAAGGGGCAGCACATGCAGCTCTTGCCGTTCGGGAGCGGCCGCCGTGCCTGCCCCGGCATGGGCCTCGCCATGCAGGCCGTGCCGGCCTTCCTCGCCGCGCTGGTGCAGTGCTTCCACTGGGCGGTGCCCATCCCGCAGGGCCAGTCCACGGCGCCGCCCTTGGACATGGAGGAGGAAGCGGCGCTCGTCACCGCCCGGAAGcaccatctcatcctcatcccaACACCGCGCCTCaacccgctgccgctgccgctgccggcaACAGCTACCTAG